One segment of Paenibacillus rhizovicinus DNA contains the following:
- a CDS encoding ABC transporter ATP-binding protein, translating to MGQAILQVQGLCKHYKGVKAVDGVDMQLNQGDIYGFLGQNGAGKTTTIRMMMGLIRPSSGTVKLFGEEVGKGSNAVLRKVGSVIEYPGFYPNLTAIENLDLHRRMMGVKDKKSMEEALHTTGLWEARNRKASNFSLGMKQRLGIARAILHGPELLMLDEPTNGLDPMGIKEIRLLIQELAQKRKITILVSSHILSEVEQLATKVGIIHRGVMLEESTMSALKDKNRQYIGLQVDDFAKSQQLLKGELGIRDCRMEDDGWLRIYDEGRQPGEMNRLLVREGIEVSSLVAMKDSLEDYFVRLVEGGGARG from the coding sequence ATGGGACAGGCAATTCTGCAGGTTCAAGGCTTATGCAAACATTATAAAGGCGTGAAAGCGGTCGACGGCGTCGACATGCAGCTGAACCAGGGCGATATTTACGGCTTCCTGGGACAGAACGGCGCCGGCAAAACGACGACGATTCGGATGATGATGGGACTCATCCGTCCGTCCTCGGGCACCGTGAAGCTGTTCGGCGAAGAAGTCGGCAAAGGGAGCAATGCGGTGCTGCGCAAAGTCGGCTCGGTCATCGAGTACCCCGGCTTTTATCCGAATTTGACGGCGATCGAGAATTTGGATTTGCATCGCCGGATGATGGGCGTCAAGGACAAGAAGTCGATGGAGGAAGCGTTGCACACGACCGGTCTGTGGGAAGCGCGGAACCGCAAGGCGTCCAACTTCTCGCTCGGCATGAAGCAGCGGCTCGGCATCGCGCGGGCCATTCTGCACGGACCTGAGCTGCTCATGCTCGATGAGCCGACGAACGGTCTTGACCCGATGGGCATCAAGGAAATCCGCTTGCTCATTCAGGAGCTGGCGCAGAAACGGAAGATCACGATACTCGTGTCCAGCCATATTTTGAGCGAGGTGGAGCAGCTGGCGACGAAGGTCGGCATCATTCACCGCGGCGTGATGCTGGAGGAGTCCACGATGAGCGCGCTGAAGGACAAGAACCGGCAGTATATCGGCTTGCAGGTCGACGATTTCGCCAAATCGCAGCAGTTGCTGAAGGGCGAGCTCGGCATTCGGGACTGCCGGATGGAAGATGACGGCTGGCTCCGCATCTATGACGAAGGACGGCAGCCGGGCGAAATGAACCGTTTGCTCGTCCGCGAAGGCATCGAGGTCAGCAGCCTCGTCGCGATGAAGGACTCATTGGAAGATTACTTTGTACGTTTAGTGGAAGGCGGTGGAGCGCGTGGCTGA
- a CDS encoding ABC transporter permease, whose protein sequence is MLWIVFAGKELFRKKIVLVTSVLTLLFIGLFNFGLYKLMHQSRLIKLPFEGIMEGVTLLSLGLLFAGMIVAFLVFFATMGAISGEVENGLMLAVLARPIPRWKVYLGKYFGTAFWIAIYCTVLFMALLLPVQQMADVPLAFGSILRAWLLFVWGPMLLLAVSMLGSVFFPMLGNGVACAILYGLSLFSGFAETLISARGGNTFSGMLLAISMLMPSNSLFSRVTYEIINGLDLPLLPDIMSQLGPFSPSNIPSPSFIGYSVFYWAALLALGCFALKRKDIA, encoded by the coding sequence ATGCTTTGGATCGTTTTTGCGGGGAAAGAGCTGTTTCGCAAGAAGATCGTGCTCGTCACCTCCGTGCTGACGCTGCTGTTTATCGGGTTATTCAACTTCGGGCTGTACAAACTGATGCACCAGTCAAGGCTGATCAAGCTGCCCTTCGAGGGCATTATGGAAGGCGTGACGCTGCTCTCGCTCGGATTGCTGTTCGCCGGCATGATCGTGGCGTTTCTCGTCTTCTTCGCGACGATGGGGGCGATCTCGGGCGAGGTGGAGAACGGGCTGATGCTGGCCGTCTTGGCGCGGCCGATTCCGCGGTGGAAAGTTTACCTCGGCAAATATTTCGGCACGGCGTTCTGGATCGCCATCTACTGCACTGTCCTGTTTATGGCGCTGCTGCTCCCCGTGCAGCAAATGGCGGATGTCCCGCTGGCGTTTGGAAGCATACTGCGGGCATGGCTGCTTTTTGTCTGGGGGCCGATGCTGCTGCTTGCGGTGTCGATGCTCGGCTCGGTTTTCTTCCCGATGCTCGGCAACGGCGTTGCCTGCGCGATTCTGTACGGACTCAGCTTGTTCAGCGGTTTTGCGGAAACGCTCATCAGCGCGCGCGGCGGCAACACGTTTAGCGGCATGCTGCTGGCCATCTCGATGTTGATGCCGTCGAACTCGCTGTTCTCGCGGGTGACGTACGAAATTATCAACGGTCTTGATCTGCCGCTGCTGCCGGACATCATGAGCCAATTGGGGCCGTTCTCGCCGTCCAACATCCCGAGTCCGTCGTTTATCGGATACTCGGTGTTCTATTGGGCCGCGCTGCTGGCGCTGGGCTGCTTCGCGCTCAAACGCAAAGATATTGCCTAG
- a CDS encoding ABC transporter ATP-binding protein — MILKTDGLSKTYSSGTGCQNISLEIKQGQIFGLLGPNGAGKSTFVKMVVGLLSPDAGSGMLLGKPIGHPESRRELGYLPELFRFQEWLTGEEVLRYHAGLSGMPYSQTRSSGMASRIKEVLRMTGLNSRGSDRVRHYSKGMQQRLGLACALLLDPTFIILDEPSSALDPIGRYEVRQLLERLRSEGKTVFLNTHLLEDVEAVCDEVAFLHLGQLRAVGTMSELLHAGTSWEIAVGGWEPELEADLTADLLPGMSVAVIRHAADGSAVLRVVAHNREQIGYLNRLLMEQGATLYEVKPVQERLEEWFLSMSGQSDSADASRADGKGGKR; from the coding sequence ATGATTTTAAAGACGGACGGTTTATCGAAGACGTATTCGAGCGGCACCGGATGCCAGAATATTTCCTTGGAAATAAAACAGGGCCAAATCTTCGGGCTGCTCGGTCCGAACGGGGCGGGCAAGAGCACCTTCGTCAAAATGGTCGTCGGCCTGCTGAGTCCGGACGCCGGCAGCGGCATGCTGCTCGGCAAACCGATCGGCCATCCGGAATCGCGAAGGGAACTCGGGTATTTGCCCGAGCTCTTCCGCTTTCAGGAATGGCTGACCGGCGAAGAAGTGCTTCGTTACCACGCGGGGCTAAGCGGCATGCCGTATTCGCAGACGCGCTCTTCCGGCATGGCGTCGCGGATCAAAGAAGTGCTGCGCATGACGGGGTTGAACAGCCGAGGCTCCGACCGCGTGCGTCATTATTCCAAAGGCATGCAGCAGCGGCTCGGCCTAGCTTGCGCCCTGCTGCTGGACCCGACGTTCATTATACTGGATGAACCGTCGTCGGCACTCGATCCGATCGGACGTTACGAAGTGAGGCAGCTGCTGGAACGGCTGCGATCGGAAGGCAAGACCGTGTTTCTGAATACGCATTTGCTGGAAGACGTCGAGGCGGTATGCGACGAGGTCGCGTTTCTCCATCTGGGTCAGCTTCGCGCCGTCGGCACGATGAGCGAGCTGCTGCATGCCGGCACGAGCTGGGAGATTGCGGTCGGAGGCTGGGAGCCGGAGCTTGAAGCGGACTTGACTGCGGATCTGCTGCCGGGCATGTCGGTGGCGGTCATCCGGCATGCGGCGGACGGCAGCGCGGTGCTTCGCGTCGTGGCGCATAACCGGGAGCAGATCGGCTACTTGAACCGGCTGCTCATGGAGCAAGGCGCCACCTTGTATGAAGTGAAGCCCGTTCAGGAACGGCTGGAAGAATGGTTTCTGTCCATGTCCGGCCAGTCTGATTCGGCTGATGCCTCCCGCGCGGACGGCAAAGGAGGGAAACGCTGA